The following is a genomic window from Marinobacter sp. NP-4(2019).
CCTATCAGCAGCTGGATGCCGATCACCGGATCGTCTACAAGGGACCTGTCGAGGGCTGTATCCTGCACGGATCACCGGAGCTGATCGTCCAGTTACTGGACAAGCTGGTGGACAATGCCCGGGACTTCACCGCGACCGGCGACCTGATCGAAACCCGCCTTACACGGCGGGGCAAGAACCTGGAACTGGGCGTATTTAATCAGGGGCCACCGCTGCCGGAACAGCTGAGCTCCGATATTTTCAATCCGTTCGTATCCATACGAAAAGGCTCCCAGGAAGGACACCTGGGGCAGGGCCTGCTGATCGTGAAGCTGATTGCCGAACACCACGGCGGGTCAGTCACGGCGGGTAATGAGGACAACGGCGTACTGTTCACCGTCAGTCTGCCCACGCACACTCCCGTATCAGCCCAGTGAGCGACTTTCAGAGTATGCAGACAAGCCACTGGTCGTATTTCCCCTTGCCCGGCTTTCCCCTACCCTTGTGACCTGTCCGGGATTCAAGCCATCTGACATCGTGGAGACCAACCAGCGTGGGATCAAGCCTTTCAGCCCTTGCCATTCACCCGTTACGGGATGATCTGTATAACGAGCTGCATTCCCGCCCCTTCCAGGTATTGCCAACGCCTGCCCGGGTGACCCACATTGCCGTTCTCACCACACCCGAGCAGCGCGAGGCTCAGTTCCAGCACCTGCAGGAGCTGCATCGCCTGCTGGGCCACCCGGAACCGGAACAGGAAGTCAGTTGCTTCGAGAAAACCTTTGGCAACCTCCGGGTGCGGCGCGAGATGCATATGGAATTTGCGTCCTACACCTTTATCAACCTCGATCCGGCAGAGACTGGCGCGCCCTTCGCGGAAACCGGCATCAGCCTGCTTCCCGACGGTTGGCTGGATAAGCTGACAGGCACCGTCATTGCCGCGTTTCATATTCATCTGCAGACCCAGGCCGGGCAAGGGATGGAAGACCTGGATTATGTCCGCCAGCACTTTGAAGGACTCAGGTTGGTGGGTAGCAGCCCCCAGGAAGGTGCTGCCCGGGTATGGGGCACATTCCAGCTGCACAGCGATGGTTTTGGCCGTTTCATGGTGATGAACCACCACATGTCTGACAGCCAGCTCGGTCGCCTGACCCAGCGCCTGATGGAAATCGAAACCTATCGCCTGATGTCGCTGCTGGCGCTGCCCCTGGCCAGGGAAACCTCGCCATCCCTCAACGAGATGGACCAGAAACTGGCGGTGATTACCCAGTCCCTGGCGGACAATGATGACGTTGACGAGCCCGCATTACTGGCGGAATTGACGGCCATAGCCGCACGTATAGAGGCCTTCAGGGCCCATTCCACTTTCCGGTTCTCGGCAACCCGGGCCTACCACCGGCTGGTACTGGCAAGGCTGGAGGCGCTCCGTGAAGATGAACTGTCCGGACACCTGACCATCACCGAATTCATGACCCGGCGCCTGACCCCGGCGGTAAAAACCTGCGAAGCGGTGAGCGAGAGACTGGAAGACCTGTCGCGACGGGTCGATCGTGCCTCGGACATGATGCGCACCCGGGTCGAGCTGGCAATCCAGAGCCAGAACCAGCAGCTACTGAGTTCCATGGACCGGCGCTCCAAGATTCAACTGATGATGCAGCACACCGTGGAAGGCTTCTCGGTAGTGGCCATCACCTACTACCTGATCGGCCTGCTCAAACTCGGGCTGGATTCCGTTTACGAAGCCGGGTTCGACCTCAACAAGTCACTGGTACTGGGCATTGCCATTCCCGTGGTGATGGCTCTGGTGTACACGGGTGTGCGGGTGGTACACCATCGCT
Proteins encoded in this region:
- a CDS encoding DUF3422 family protein, producing MGSSLSALAIHPLRDDLYNELHSRPFQVLPTPARVTHIAVLTTPEQREAQFQHLQELHRLLGHPEPEQEVSCFEKTFGNLRVRREMHMEFASYTFINLDPAETGAPFAETGISLLPDGWLDKLTGTVIAAFHIHLQTQAGQGMEDLDYVRQHFEGLRLVGSSPQEGAARVWGTFQLHSDGFGRFMVMNHHMSDSQLGRLTQRLMEIETYRLMSLLALPLARETSPSLNEMDQKLAVITQSLADNDDVDEPALLAELTAIAARIEAFRAHSTFRFSATRAYHRLVLARLEALREDELSGHLTITEFMTRRLTPAVKTCEAVSERLEDLSRRVDRASDMMRTRVELAIQSQNQQLLSSMDRRSKIQLMMQHTVEGFSVVAITYYLIGLLKLGLDSVYEAGFDLNKSLVLGIAIPVVMALVYTGVRVVHHRFIRMAKQQ